The nucleotide sequence CTTCCGGCGCTGCCGCCAGAATTTCGTTCCGGCTTTCTTCCAGGCCTTTCGTGCTCATGTCGACGAGCACAAGTTTGCCGCCTTGTTTGGCGATGGAAAGGGCAGCCGCGCGTCCGAGTCCGGAGCCGCCTCCTGTGATGACAACCACTTTGTCTGTGTAATTAATCATTCAATATCTCTCCTTTTTTATGGTTATGCTAAACTGGATTTATGTTTCACAATCAGTGTAAGCCTTTGCAGAAAAGGGTTCAATCAGTAAAAAAATCGAAAATGTTGAGTAATTCGACAGTTTGGCGTGAAGTGTCGATTCTGGAGGAAAAAGTTTATGGGAGACAAGAAAGAAAACCTGTCACCGCAGGCGGAACGGACAAAACATCAATTCAAACAGGCGTTCACCGAGCTGATCAATGAAAAAGGATTCAGCCATGTATCGGTAACGGATATTGTGCAGCGTGCCCAGTATAACCGGGCGACTTTTTACCTCTACTATTTGGATAAGCCGGACATTACAGAAGAGCTGAGAAGTGAGATGTTCCAGCAAATCAAACAGACCAGCAAAGACCGCTACATTCCGGGCAAAGAAGTGGTTACCGAGTCGATGAACGAAGATTCGTTCGGGCTGGTAAGCTTCATCTACGATAACCGCTCTTTCTTCAATCTCTATTTGAAAGAAGACACCATCCCTGGCCTGTACCAGGATTTGCCGCGCGCGATTTTTGAATTGTTTGATGAGCAGTTCACTTTTACGCCTGTAGGCGACCATGACATCAATTCTCCGGCGTTTAAGCTGTACATGGCCCATGGCACGGCTGGGCTCATCTTGGACTGGGCAAAAAACGGCTACCAGAAGTCGCCAAGAGAAGTGTCAAGAGAACTGATCGGGATTTTGCAGGCGATTGCTGTCGGTTTTCGGGTGGAGTAAAGAATTCCTAAAAGAGGAGCTTGTTTATGGAAATCAACTATGTCGAAGAAAGCGACCTGTCATTGTGCACGGATGTGTTTATCGAAGTCTTTAATGGAGAGCCCTGGAACGATGAATGGGAATCGGAAAAAGCCGGACGCTATCTCTTGGATTTTTACCGCATGCCTGGCTTTCTGGGGCTCTTGGCAACAGAAGGCGAAGAGCTTATCGGTTTTCTTTTCGGCGTCCGCCGCGTTTGGTGGAGCGGTGATGAATTCTTTATCCATGAGATGTGTGTCAAAAGCAGCCAGCAGAACAAAGGAATCGGCAAAGCTTTGATGGACCGGCTGCTGGAAGAACTAGAGGCGCGTTCAATCACTCATCTTTCGCTGCTCACCGACCGGGGGATACCGGCTGAAGCGTTTTATAAGAAAAATGGATTTACGGAAGTGGAGCGCCTTGTGTTTTTAAGCAGAGGCGTCAATTAAATAGCAAGAAGTTCATGATTCAGAAGAAACCACACCCGCTATTGTTACATGAGCGAGTGTGGTTTCTTTTGGTTTTTCAAAAAGAATTAGATAGCTTTTCTTTAACGCTATTCTTCAATCAACTTTGGACACTTCCATGTATTTTCGGTTTATCGATGCTTACCAGACACTTCAAGAGTGCCTTTAATTCAAACAGAGTACCTTTAAAAAATTTAATAAATTATTTCGAAAAAAAGCTGTGGTGTTCAGTCTCTTACTTCGTAGGCCCTTTTGCATTAGTTAAAGGATTGCGGTCCGTCTGTGTATTTACTGCCGCATCGCTGTCTTTAGGAACTTCATGTTTTGCCCAATAGGTAGCCAGAAATGTCCCAGTAATGACTTGCCATGCAGATGCGAAGGCACTCGGCAATGCAGCAAGTGGTGTGAAATAAGCCGAAGCCAATGCTACTCCCAAGCCAGAGTTTTGCATGCCGACTTCAATTGAAATGGCGCGCTGATCTTGGCGTGATAATTTAAGCGCTTTTGCTGCAAAATAGCCAAGTATAAGCCCGAATGCATTATGCAGCAGGACGGCTACAAAGACGAGGATACCAGCTGTAGCAATGTTTTCTTTATTATTAGCAACAATCGCCGACACAATGATGGTGATTGCCACAATGGAGATCAATGGAAGAATCGATTCACTTTTCTTCGTTATGGCTGGAAGAAATTTACTAACCATTAATCCAAGAAGAATTGGAATAATGATTACTTGAATAATGGACATAAACATGGAAATTGGATCAACAGGCAGCCATTGCCCTGCAAATATCAATAACAGGAAGGGCGTCATGATTGGCGCCATTAAAGTGGAAACACTCGTCATAGTGATGGATAGGGGAACGTTCCCTTTTGCTAAATAGACCATCACATTTGAAGAAGTTCCACCCGGAACACTGCCAAGCAAAACTAGGCCTGCTGCAAGTTCAGCGGGTAATTGTAGTAGGTACGCAATAATAAATGCAATGGTCGGCATGATGGAAAATTGTGCGACTAGCCCAATTAAAACAGGTATAGGATTTGTGAAGACCAATTTAAAATCAGATGCCTGCAGTGTCAAACCCATACCGAACATAACGACGCCGAGTAAAATGGTGATGTAGGCGCCAAATGAAGTAAATAGACTTGGAACCATAAAAGCAAGTACCGAAAATACGATGACGATCAATGCAAAGTATGTGCCCGCTAGGCTACTGAGTTTGCTTAACGCTTTCATTTTGTCCCTCCGTTTCCGTACTTAATCTAAAGAGTTAATATTTAACTTGAATAGCAAGGTTTTTAATCTGAATATAGTTTTGTACAGCCAAATGGCTTTTCTCACGGCCGATGCCGCTTTTCTTGTACCCGCCAAACGGCATTTGGACACCGCCTGCCGCACCGTAACTGTTGATGAAGACCTGGCCGCTTTCAATGCGGGATGCTACGTGATGTGCTTGATCAATATCTTTTGTCCAAACACCAGCGACGAGCCCGTAATCAGTTGCGTTTGCCAATTCAATTGCTTCTTCGATGCCTTTAAATCTTACTACACTCAGCACCGGTCCGAAAATTTCTTCCTGTACATAAGTTTCGTTATGGCTGGATGCTTCTATGATTGTAGGGCTAATGTAAAAGCCTTTAGTATAGCCTTCGACTTGAACTGCTTTCCCGCCAACTAAAACTTTTGCATCTTCACCAATTTCATTGATAATCCCTAAAATTCGATTGTATTGTTTTTGATTGATGATGGGGCCGACATCTGCCTGAAGTGTTGGAGGTCCCACTTTAAGGCTATTAAAACGCTCAATCAGTTTTTCTAGCAGTTCTTCGGCGATAGCTTCATCAACTAAAAGGCGTGAACCAGCAGAACAGGTTTGGCCGGCATTTTGAACAATGGAGTTGACGATAGCAGGAACAGCACGTGCCAGATCAGCATCCGCAAATACGATGTTTGGTGATTTGCCACCTAATTCAAGCGTTACCGGCACGACATTATCAGCAGCAGATTTCATTACTGCGATTCCTGTTGGAACAGAGCCGGTAAAAGTAATTTGATTGATTCCCGGGTGGGAAGTCAGCGCAGCGCCAATTTCTGATCCATATCCTGTCAAGTGTTGAAAGACTCCTTTTGGCAATTTCTCATGGAACCACTTCGCTAGAAAATTAGTCGTCAGGGGAGTATCCTCCGAACTTTTTACAATGACGACATTTCCAGTGGCTAGTGCTGCTGCGACACTTCGTGAGGTGATTTGGATCGGATAATTCCACGGGACGATATGGAGCGTGACCCCAATCGGCTCAATGACGGTAACATTCAATAAGTCTTCTTCTATTGGAATCGTGTCCCCAAAGACTTTGTCGGCCATGCCGCCATAAAACTCAAAATAGCGGGCAGCGGCTTCGATGTCACTCTTTGCTTGAGCATGAGGT is from Planococcus liqunii and encodes:
- a CDS encoding TetR/AcrR family transcriptional regulator; this encodes MGDKKENLSPQAERTKHQFKQAFTELINEKGFSHVSVTDIVQRAQYNRATFYLYYLDKPDITEELRSEMFQQIKQTSKDRYIPGKEVVTESMNEDSFGLVSFIYDNRSFFNLYLKEDTIPGLYQDLPRAIFELFDEQFTFTPVGDHDINSPAFKLYMAHGTAGLILDWAKNGYQKSPREVSRELIGILQAIAVGFRVE
- a CDS encoding GNAT family N-acetyltransferase — translated: MEINYVEESDLSLCTDVFIEVFNGEPWNDEWESEKAGRYLLDFYRMPGFLGLLATEGEELIGFLFGVRRVWWSGDEFFIHEMCVKSSQQNKGIGKALMDRLLEELEARSITHLSLLTDRGIPAEAFYKKNGFTEVERLVFLSRGVN
- a CDS encoding bile acid:sodium symporter family protein, which codes for MKALSKLSSLAGTYFALIVIVFSVLAFMVPSLFTSFGAYITILLGVVMFGMGLTLQASDFKLVFTNPIPVLIGLVAQFSIMPTIAFIIAYLLQLPAELAAGLVLLGSVPGGTSSNVMVYLAKGNVPLSITMTSVSTLMAPIMTPFLLLIFAGQWLPVDPISMFMSIIQVIIIPILLGLMVSKFLPAITKKSESILPLISIVAITIIVSAIVANNKENIATAGILVFVAVLLHNAFGLILGYFAAKALKLSRQDQRAISIEVGMQNSGLGVALASAYFTPLAALPSAFASAWQVITGTFLATYWAKHEVPKDSDAAVNTQTDRNPLTNAKGPTK
- a CDS encoding aldehyde dehydrogenase family protein, whose translation is MDKIQLLINGEWIGKKDDQWINVINPASNETIAQIVRGNETHANLAVQAARFALKNSEWKSIKPFERGQFLQETARHIREHAIELALLESLDTGKPHAQAKSDIEAAARYFEFYGGMADKVFGDTIPIEEDLLNVTVIEPIGVTLHIVPWNYPIQITSRSVAAALATGNVVIVKSSEDTPLTTNFLAKWFHEKLPKGVFQHLTGYGSEIGAALTSHPGINQITFTGSVPTGIAVMKSAADNVVPVTLELGGKSPNIVFADADLARAVPAIVNSIVQNAGQTCSAGSRLLVDEAIAEELLEKLIERFNSLKVGPPTLQADVGPIINQKQYNRILGIINEIGEDAKVLVGGKAVQVEGYTKGFYISPTIIEASSHNETYVQEEIFGPVLSVVRFKGIEEAIELANATDYGLVAGVWTKDIDQAHHVASRIESGQVFINSYGAAGGVQMPFGGYKKSGIGREKSHLAVQNYIQIKNLAIQVKY